In Macaca fascicularis isolate 582-1 chromosome 12, T2T-MFA8v1.1, the genomic stretch AGCCCTGCTGGTGCAACTTCCTGAAAATCTGCCCTCTGCAGATTTTCCTCTGCAGGGGAATCTATCCTCGGGAAGGTACTGCCCCTCAGAACTTTCTATGAAAGTTACATAAGAAATTCCAAGAGAGGTCATTCAAAGGGAGGTACCTCACCAGCAATATTCTGTCATGAAGGCACTGAAAGAGGTACTGGGGAAAGCTGCTGGCCACTGGTTCCTGTTGCAGGAACCACAATCTGTAGAAGCAGTGCTTTTCAGGGCATATATGCTGGAGAACCCAGAGAAACTGGTGGGCAGGACCGTAGCACTAGAGAAACTATACTCTGTAGGAGCCAAATGATGGATAGAGTTGCATGCTGCAGGAAGCTGACCTGAAGGAACAATAGAACTAAGAAGAAAAACACCCCTTTCTCCTCCAGTGTCCCCCCGGCCTTTTCTCACAAGACTATCATTCTCGCTggcaaaagagaaatatttataaagtctacTTCCATTATCACATAGCAGGCAAAGGAGGATAGATTTGGGACACAGAGACAATAAATTAAAACCTGGTATATTTGTTTTCCTAACCTAATCAGATTTTACCCTGCTATGCTTTAACACCAAAatcaggaataataataataataattattattattatttgagatggagtctcgttctgtcacccaggctggagtgcagtggcgtgatctcggctcactgcaatctccgccttctgggtttgagcaattctcctgcctcagcctcccgagtagctgggattacagccgtgcaccaccatgcccagataattttttttgtatttttagtgcagacggggtttcaccatgttggccaggctggtctcgaactcctgacctcatgatccacccaccttggcctctcaaagtgctggaattacaggcgtgagccaccatgcccagcctggaattaTCTGATAATCCGtgtaaaagttaaatatataggccaggcacagtgactcacacctgtaatcccagcactttgggaggtcaaggcaggcggatcacctgaggtcaggagttcgacaccagcctggccagcatagtgaaatcctgtctctactaaaaatgcaaaaaaataactgggcatggtgatgtgtgctgtaatcccagctattcgggaggctgagacaggagaatcacttgaacccaggaggcagaggttgcagtgagttgagatcatgccactactctccagcctggtcaaaagagcaaggctctgcctcaaaaaaaaaagaaaaaagaaaaaagaaaaaaaagaaaaaaaaaaaaaaagaaattcataaagtacttttttttcttccagagattttctttctccttttttcttagttAGGACTTCACCGATTAGTGTTCTTGCAGAAGGCTAAGCCACCTAGTGTGTTGCCATGACAGAGTTCAGCCTCCATATTTGCATGGCTATAGGACTTCCCATTAGGCTTATTTGCTGGCCTTGCTCCAGGCTTTGCCAAATATTGAGTGCTCGGTAACCACTAATTGTATTGTTCTTTATTAAGTGCAAGGTATTTTCACATTGGAACAACACTGTTATTTTTCCAAAAGTAAGCTAGAGACACAGCTAATGTGACAAAGCTAATAAGAGTGAGTGTTGAAATTCCAACCAAagttgtgtattttaaaattagtacttTTTGTAAGATCCTTGTTAACTCTCAAATTAGTATGACACCTAATAAAGAAGtcaaaaaggcaaaatatttgcaaaatagggtattttagaaaatgcaaagtaaatTACAATTTCCTCTAAGTAGTCCAGTACAGGAAGGTTAGCCCAAGGTTATGATCAACATTTTTCCAATTTTGGTTtggataaaaagcaagaaaactggGACAAGAGTTTTAGCAGTGGTTTTAGCTACTCACTAGGAAGATGGATCTGATTTTCACTTCAGGTTGAATTCAGTAGTTCGACTGAAAATTTGAATTCACAGAAAATGCTAAGTTACCATAAGCTATTGTGGATTATGTAGGCCTATACACTGAaagaatatttgtgtgtgtgtgtgtgtcacttttttttcaagtaaaTTAGCCTGATGAACAATATTAAAAGGTgcaatttcattttattgctgtAATCATTTaaaagacaaggttagagaaaggACAGGAAAATATCAAAGGtgattttagattatttttcaataataagttaaagaaacatttataaagaaagaaaattaaattgtaGTTTACCGGTGAATGGATAAATGTATTAACAATCTTGATAAtttaaatgacaaaagaaaataaacgtGAGTGTTGATAATCATAATTAAAAGTGTACTATATTTACTAAGCATTAGCATGACTGGCATGTCTACCATGTAGTAATTGACCTAATTCATCATCTCATTTTGACTTGACACTCAGGTTATAACATCTGTAAATATTCACTCTAAGCAGAAGATGCACAGTGAGATTTGCAGAGTGATGTCATAGTTCACCCTTTATGGCCTTTCAGCCTTGTTCAATCAGCATTTATCCCTGGACCTCAAATCATCATCACATAAGGCTATATTCCATCAGTGCTCCCATAATCCTGGGGCAAGGGAGCCCCtgttaaaactggaaacaaatgcTTGGTCTGTTTGAGCTAATGAGGTACTACTGACTTCTACTCTATGACAATTGACCATCATAATGTACCTATCTGAATGGTCTGAGCACATTTTAGAGAAAGCCAGGGTAaactggattcttttttttttttttttttttgagttttgaatTTAATTGTGGCTAACACATTAGATGCATTATTAAGGTTTGACAATATGGTGACTGCCTATAAAGACTTTTGCAACCAGTGCCTGCGACCTTCATTCCAAATGAACGTTCTTGTGATGGCTCCAATGTTATAGACAAGCATTaacagccaaaaagaaaaaaggaaatctccttaTGGTGTGAAAGGCCTCTCAGCTGCAGCTGCCCTGACACCCAGACGAGCCCTCCCAGCTGCAGAGGGTGATTTCAGTCCATGTCAACTCTCCTGCTTGTCTTTACAGCAGAATGAATTCTCTTTTGTCTCAGCCTTTCCCGATTCATGTTTTCTATCCTGATTCTCTGAAGTTTAACATCTTCTTTTGTTGGCTCCTTGGGTGTCTCGCTGGCCTCAGCGATCATGTCTCGAATTTTCTGCAGGCAGTCTGCCAGATTCCGGAACTGATAGCGGCTGCTCTCAGAGGTGAGGATCAACTCTCCTAACCTGTTGATCTTGTTTTTATGCATGATGGCTATCTTCTGCCGCACAGGCTCTGCGATCCAGTCGGCAGTTGCCAAATGGAACCTGACTTCCGCCTTGGAATTCACTTTGTTCACATTCTGCCCCCCAGGACCACTACTCCGACAATAAGATATTGTCAAGCGATTTAGAGGGATGTCACTGTCGGCTTGCTTTGCACCATCCGGGACCCTCCAAGCGGTGTCCGAGCCCTGAGATTCGGGGTAGAGCTTGTCCAGGCTGTAGATGCTCTTGAACTCAGTGCCATCTTTCTGCTTGTGCAGCGCCCGGCGTGGGCACCATGTGGGCGGTGGGAGCAGCCAGACTCCGGCTCGGTTCAGGCTCCAGCGCAGGCACCCGGTGGCCGCCATGCTTGGGTCTTGCGACTCTAAACTGGATTCTTAATAGCACATTTAACAGAAGTCAGTCAATAGAGGTTAGCATAATTCTCAGTGTGCAGTTTTAAATTGTAAACAGTTTTAGAGTGACCATTTCCATAACAGACTGGACTGATGTGCCACACAATGGGCTTTTGGCCTTCCTAGCAGATGGGCCTCCTTTGGTTTTGGTACTGAATACAGCATTAGTTGAAAGTGCATTCAGTTCAGAATagaatggcattttttttctttttttttttcttttttttgtggaaaaGCTGGCTTATTGTTTGATTCAGACAAAGAATCCTTTATCTGTTGAGTGACTTGTCATCTTATGTAGATGTAAGCTATGTAAAGAATGACTTTTCATTAAAGCAAGTTTAGCATATTTGCAATTGTCTTTGGTCAGATGGGAAAGTTTCTGGCTGAAAGAGTGGAATTATATCCTGCGGTTTATGCAATCCACAAGTTGATTCTATGtgagaaagcaaaaataataataagaaaagagttttgttttttgttttctgttgttttttttcccccttggctCCACAGAATAACTGTGCCAAGCAGCAATTTTAGAACATATTGAGGAAAATCCACTACTTGTACAGGTGGCAAAATTCACCAAGTTATATGGGGACAAATTCCTGAATTTGGCTcactctacattttaaaaaattattattttcttgccaagcttctgtcattttcctATGGACTAAGAGGTATCAGTCCTCATTAAACCCTCCAATGCTGCTTCTGACATCTTACCCTGAACCTACTGCTTGCAAATAAACTTTATAGTGTTCCTGCATGCTCCAAATCATCTTGTATGCAGTATTCTTGTTGTTTCCTTTTCACTGCCAACAATATGGTGTCCTCTGCAGGCCAAGAACTTCTACAATTGAAAAAATCAACTGGAGAAGGTCTGACAACGGTGGCACAGTCCTGCAGACAAAAACTATTTTTCCCAAGCACACCCCTAACCACTGAGAATCCTTCAAAATTCTCAGTATTTTTTGTCCTATGTGTGCTCCTTCACCATTGGTatctgatatggcttggctgtgtccccacccaaatctcatctcgaattatagttcccataatccccatgtgtcatgggagggaccgggtggagataattgaatcatgggggtgttttCCCCCATCCTATTCTCATTagagtgagttagttctcatgagatctgatggctttataaggggcttccccctcgctaagcacttatttttctctctcctgctgccatgtgaagaaggaagtgtttacttccccttctgccatgattgtaagtttcctgaggcctctccagccatttggtactgtgagtcagttaaacttctttcctttataaattacccagtctcaggtatgtctttattagcagtgtgaggaTGAACTAATATAGTATCACTGGAGAACTGGGGAAGCCACTAAGAAACCCATTCCAATTTGAACCATCAAACCATTTTGCACTATTCTACCCTGCCAAATAGCCCCACTAAGGGCCATAGGAAGGTGGAAAGAGCTCAACAGATCGGTCTGGAAACATATATCTCCCAGAAGGGGCCAAAGACCCAGAGATAACCTTGATCCTGCCCAGAGACCTCAAGCACCTCCATCCTCTCAAGAAGCTCAGCATACATCTCAGCTGTAGGTAATGTGCTACATGCCTCCATCAGGAGCTACACATTTCGCATAGACACAATTTTGAACATCAGAACACCAGAAGTCATGgggcaggttaaaaaaaaattatggtagaGAAATATGGCCTGCTCTGGTGGTATTTCTCCATGATTTCTGTACTGCTACAGAACAACTAGAATATTTCACACTTTACATAatgaactttgttttcttttacattttctatttgatGTCATTTCAGGTcccctttttcccctttcctgATGTTTAATGCTATGCATTGAACTTATGTTGTGAGACACATTATAAGGTAAGGATCATGTATTATGGaatagtctctttctctttgtgtctctctATGCCTCAGGACTAAGCCATTCATGGGCCAGATTGATGCCTCTTTCTAGGAATAGAAAGAGGACCTGCAGGAGACAAGCTCTAGACTTTTCCTTCTGCTCCTCTTAATAGTTACCTATAACGATGTCCTGTTCTCACATTGTGATCACCAGCTCAGTGTATCAACTCATTTACTAAAACATATTCTCATCCAAAAATGGcttaatgtaattaaaatatacCTATCTCCATCAAAGAAATCCCTCACAAAAGTTTCTCTTTGAAGTGGATGCCAGTGTCCAttatgatagatggatggatactGGAGAGAGTTGTAGTTCAGGCATTTTCTTAGAACTCTGGATTTAATAATGTAAGAATCTACTAATCCCTGTTTTGATGcatatttgtttttatctgtCATAAAATTCTTTTATCTCTATGGCAAGAATATTTACTTCCTGAGTTAATTCACCAAAATACAATTAAAACACAATTCACTAATCGTCAGGCATAGCCTTTTAACCAGATCAGACTGAATTACTGTAGGAACTTTAAATTGTTTCTTCTAGTTCAATGGTTCTCAAGtttagtgtgcatcagaatcacctggaaagcttATTAAACCACAGATTGCTGGGTCCTGTTCCTAGAGATtttaattcagtaggtctggggtgggtcCCCATAATTTACaattctaacaagttcccaggtaatgATGCTGCTGGCCCTAGGTCCATAGTTTGAGAACAGCTGGTTGACTACATAAGCAAAAAGGGTTAAGAGTAAAGAATTTAGTGGTATTATACTTGGTATGTTCAAATTCCAAAATCAACCATGGTAAGTTTTGCATAGCTTAGTAACTTACTAACATAAACCACATATTACATTTAAGTTTGTACTGTTAactgaaattaaattatttttgtttggatAACCTTAGATCTGTGTACACAAGTTCACAGGAAAATCACTGCATACTTCTTCATATTGTTCTTTTAGGTACCCTCTCTaaggtaaataatttattttcaaatttctccTTGTGTTCCATTTGAATTTGCCGACATaagctctcttttttttctttataaagaatTCTGGTTACATGGGTGATTGTGAAATCATTTGGAAATGATGCCCTGTTTTCATCCTAGCTGTCAGCTATAATACTCTTAAGATAACACAGGCCTCTAAAAGGGAAAGAGACTGAGGGCAATTGGGCAATCAGTTACTCATCTTTGCACACCCCATCTCCACTCTGAAATTGTACACCACAGACAATTGTACACCACAGTTATTTTAATTATCACTTGAATTCCTTCTTGATGTTTTAAACATAACTTTGTTTGGGacaaggtcttgccctgttgctcaggctggagtgcagtggtgcaatcatgactcaactgcagcctcaaccttctgagcacaagtgatcctcccaaactCACGCGATCTTCAtttcagcctcctgcgtagcgaggactacaggcacagtgtaccaccatgcccagctaatttgtcaaatattttgtagtgatggggtcttgctatgtttcccaggatATTTACATACTTTTTAATTCCAGTATTCACAATATTATGCCTCATAAACATTATCCTCAGAACTCATGagattcctccctccctccaccaaaGGAAACCAGAATTAGGGAAGCCAAATTAACCTTTGCTGACAGCAGTTTCTTGCAAAAATTTCTACTAGAAGGCTTTTCACTCTGTCATAAAATGGATGAAGGAGaaatttcattctgtttctcaCTACTAATACTAGCACTTCTCTACAATGTCATTGATCAAATAAAATGCCAAGTTGAGATCACATTACAACTTTCAAAACAACAGCACTGCAAAACTCATATAATTGTGTTGGATAAACAGGTAATGTTATTACATGTCATGTAGCAAGAAACTACTATTTTCTGCCTTTGTGCAGGTGAGTGCTGAAAATATGTAGCACCCATGTTAATCAATctttcagaatatttaaaaatagaaatttcattccagaaaacttggaaaatataaaaaagcacagggagtaaaaataaaaattatctgtaaaCTCTACACTCAGAGATAAGTATGCACTTTATACAGGGGTGTAAAAAATTGCACTTTATACAAGGACGTCAAAAATAAAGGGACCAGAAGAGAATATTTCACTGAAAACAGTTGCTGAGTTCAGATTACTACCCtgttagggaaaagaaaaagaagtatttcccttctttttcttttctttttgagaaggagtctgctCCATTgccgaggctgaagtgcagcggcataatctgggctcactgcagcctccatctctcaggttcaagcgattcttctgcctcagcctcctgaatagctgggattacaggcacgcaccaccactcctggctaattttttgtatttttagtagagacggggtttcactatgttggccaggctggtctctaactcctgacctgaggtgatcctcctgcctccctctccccaagtgctgggattacgagcacAAGCCACCGTGCCAAGCTGAAGTATTTCCCTTCTATCTCAAGATGTGAAAAGGCTTTAAAAGGACCTGGTAGTAATTGATACGTATTTTCTGAGATGTGAGAGCACACAGGGACTGGTGCTTGAAATTCACCAAGAATTGAGAAGACTAAATGCAAGTCTGTGACAGGAGAAAATAAGGATGACAGAAGGAACTACTCCTCTGTTTAGTATGGCAAGAGCACAAGAAGTCTCTCGAGGCCCAAGTGGATCCTACTAGAGGAAAGTGGGATGGAGATACCTTGAAGGCATCTCAGCAATAAGCGGCTGTGGGATGTACCATCGGGGTAGGAGCTAGTGGGAGAGTGCTGTGCCATGTTGGAGACCTACACCACCTAAACAACCCCGTAATGAACATCCAGAGAACACCAACAGTTTCCAGGAAGGGACTATTCTAGATACCCACCTATCTAGATACCAAAGTATGCCAATGCCaagttataaaaatgtttgtaaagtGACAACTTCCCTGCCTCTCACTTCTCCTTTTCCAGCTTTATTAAGAGGATTTAAGAAGTCTTGGCTAAGGAGATAggtggagaagagaaagagaatgccAGGGAAGGAGAAGGCTGTCCACCCCTGGTTCCCACCAGAAGTCTCTAGATGcagcagaggaaaataaatatctttaattcTACATGTAGTTCAGAGTTTTCAATGTGGAAATggtcattttaattattaaaattagatGGCAGCTAAAAGTAATTATGTGCctttttattatcaaaatatGAACAGAAAAATCATGGACCTCCCCTGGACTTCATCCAAGGAATGGGAAAAACTTTACGTTGATGCAAAAGTATCCgcggtttttgtcattaaaagtaatggcattaaaagtaatggtaaaaacctcaattacttttgtaccaacctaatatctTTATCCAGAGGAAAGGGACAAAGCTGCTTTCTCTTAATCCCTGTGGAATCCTGCTCTTTGGGTGTAATGAGAATACATTACATTCTGAAATATAGTTGTGCCAAAATATATTGAACTAGTCTCCTAATTTGTTTCTTGTTCACCATCTTTTCTTGAAAGTTCCCATAATTTAGacactatttcttttcttaattctTGTTTTATCACATTGAAAGTCATgacattatttcttatttaaagcaaacattaaaGATAGCATTTAAACATAGTGCTTGAAACATAAATATAGTAGATGATCATAAAGGTATGTCTGAATAAACAATGAACAAAAGCACATTTCCTTCTGCTTAACAGTTGCTGCTTgacaaaagttaaaaaggaaacaaaatcctttcagtattacctaattttaaaataagcactcagttattcttcctcatttttaaagCCTTCCATTTTAATctatcaaaaaaattaaggtacAAACTATTCTCTAGGGATTCTAGAAGTATATTCATGCTGTATCATAGCTGTATGATGAGATAGCACAGGCAGATGCTTTCTGCACTAAAAGATAACTAAGAAACCCAAAATAGGGATAGAATAGGGGTCAAACTGTTGAAGGCTAAGAACAGGTTAACAGTACTAGTTTCTAGAGTAAGTGAGTGAGGGGTCATGGCGAGAGTGAGACACTTAGCTGCCAAGAGAAGTCACGGTTTGAACAAATCAAGAGCTTAAAGTCTCGGGTTATTCAGAGTCACAGAACTAATAGGCACAAAGCAAGGGATGAGGCTGTGGAATTAGAGTGAGTGCTCATCATGGTTATGGGTATCACACATCAATTCCTTAGGAGGACCCAAATTTATACTCTCATGACAGGTACTTTGTCTATTtcaagcatttttgttttgttttgttttgttttgtttttcgagacggagtctcgctctgtcgcccaggctggagtgcagtggcgcgatctcggctcactgcaagctccgcctcctgggtttacgccattctcctgcctcagcctcctgagtagctgggactacaggcgcccgccaccgcgcccggctaattttttgtatttttagtagagacgtggtttcaccgtggtctcgatctcctgaccttgtgatccgcccgcctcggcctcccaaagtgctgggattacaggcgtgagccaccgcgcccggcctcaagcaTTATTTTA encodes the following:
- the LOC102120367 gene encoding large ribosomal subunit protein mL62; translated protein: MAATGCLRWSLNRAGVWLLPPPTWCPRRALHKQKDGTEFKSIYSLDKLYPESQGSDTAWRVPDGAKQADSDIPLNRLTISYCRSSGPGGQNVNKVNSKAEVRFHLATADWIAEPVRQKIAIMHKNKINRLGELILTSESSRYQFRNLADCLQKIRDMIAEASETPKEPTKEDVKLQRIRIENMNRERLRQKRIHSAVKTSRRVDMD